One Salmo trutta chromosome 12, fSalTru1.1, whole genome shotgun sequence genomic region harbors:
- the LOC115204467 gene encoding endosialin has protein sequence MVQMGKMSCALRSCALLAVLCACWPPWTLGQELKEQDALCTADGCYAVYFQRKTFRESARFCKDKRGSLATLKSSEEAAVVHELLSSVEQRGPRARVRLWIGLHRQPRQCSATRPLRGFQWITGEQDTQYRNWLRADSPSTCAAPRCVVISVNTAADTREQHDNFKWLDGSCSLAVDGFMCHYSYRGMCPSLKSEGGGPALYTTPFSLLSTILTHIPFGSVATLPCQDHEDNVGDQSVLCILREDGSVGWSKDAPLCSDGPQDWCEEENGGCEHFCQNADTHYYCECSEGFTLTEDGQTCQPNHSCATANCEFDCEETTKGFRCKCSNGYLLAPGGRNCLDVDECLQAPCPHICVNAPGTFECRCNEGYEPDEDGECVDVDECKDSSSCAHRCENTPGSYACHCRQGFTELPDEPGLCQDIDDCQISTSCHQKCLNYVGGFECYCEAGYELQSDQYSCMAIPEGEHEYSSTATSSYQTSFSWVPEFPDWVTDTTALEWLTEQTSLERLPTEKTASMPVPHRPSNDHNSHWDVLTRRKPAQNTVTPSPSSSSQEEDVTQSQAGDPSVVSSVSDSHHPAVQNDRGAGRVVETPDSNTVVKAATTPTITLRVPLPAQTTASALGAERPDSKGKRKQDKSWLLVALLVPLCVFIVVMLALGIVYCTSCAVEQNKRITDCYRWIITSKSEDKNKAKSPA, from the coding sequence ATGGTACAGATGGGGAAGATGAGCTGTGCCTTGCGCTCCTGTGCTCTTCTGGCAGTCTTGTGTGCCTGCTGGCCTCCCTGGACTCTGGGACAAGAGCTGAAGGAACAAGATGCCCTCTGCACTGCAGATGGCTGCTACGCCGTCTATTTCCAACGTAAGACCTTTCGGGAATCTGCAAGGTTCTGCAAGGACAAACGTGGTTCCCTGGCAACCCTGAAGAGTTCTGAGGAAGCGGCTGTGGTCCATGAGCTCCTGTCGTCGGTGGAGCAGCGCGGCCCTCGGGCCAGGGTCAGACTGTGGATTGGGCTCCATCGCCAGCCCAGGCAGTGCTCTGCCACACGCCCACTCAGGGGATTCCAATGGATCACAGGTGAACAGGACACCCAGTACAGAAACTGGCTGAGAGCGGACTCACCTAGTACCTGTGCCGCGCCCCGCTGTGTCGTCATAAGCGTCAACACTGCTGCTGACACCCGGGAGCAGCACGACAACTTCAAGTGGCTGGATGGCTCCTGCTCACTGGCTGTGGATGGATTCATGTGTCACTACAGCTACCGGGGGATGTGCCCTTCTCTgaagagtgagggagggggaCCTGCACTGTATACCACCCCTTTCAGCCTGCTCAGCACCATCCTCACTCACATCCCCTTTGGTTCAGTAGCCACCTTGCCCTGCCAAGACCATGAGGACAATGTAGGAGACCAGTCTGTTCTTTGCATTCTGAGGGAGGATGGGAGTGTGGGCTGGTCAAAGGATGCCCCCCTCTGCTCTGATGGCCCCCAGGACTGGTGTGAAGAGGAAAATGGTGGCTGTGAGCATTTCTGTCAGAATGCTGACACACACTATTACTGTGAGTGTTCTGAAGGCTTCACACTGACAGAGGACGGCCAGACCTGCCAGCCGAACCATTCCTGTGCCACGGCCAACTGTGAGTTTGACTGTGAAGAGACTACTAAGGGATTCCGCTGCAAATGTTCAAATGGCTACCTGTTGGCACCTGGTGGACGCAACTGCCTGGATGTTGATGAGTGTCTGCAGGCGCCCTGCCCTCATATCTGTGTAAATGCTCCTGGGACATTTGAGTGTCGCTGCAATGAGGGCTACGAGCCTGATGAAGACGGAGAATGTGTGGATGTCGATGAATGCAAAGATTCCAGCAGCTGTGCACACAGATGTGAGAACACCCCTGGTTCCTATGCCTGCCACTGCCGCCAAGGCTTCACTGAGCTGCCCGATGAGCCAGGCTTATGCCAGGACATCGATGATTGTCAGATCTCCACAAGCTGCCACCAGAAGTGTCTCAACTATGTGGGTGGGTTTGAGTGCTATTGTGAGGCAGGGTACGAGCTGCAGTCAGACCAGTATTCCTGTATGGCCATTCCAGAGGGTGAACATGAGTATTCATCCACAGCTACCTCATCCTACCAAACCTCTTTCTCCTGGGTCCCCGAATTCCCAGACTGGGTTACCGACACCACAGCTTTGGAGTGGCTGACAGAGCAGACCAGCCTTGAGAGGCTTCCTACTGAGAAGACAGCCTCTATGCCGGTTCCACACAGGCCGTCGAATGACCATAACTCACACTGGGATGTTCTCACACGGAGAAAGCCCGCTCAGAACACTGTCACACCCTCGCCCAGCTCATCCTCCCAGGAAGAGGATGTCACTCAAAGCCAAGCAGGTGATCCCTCAGTGGTGTCCAGCGTTAGTGACAGCCACCACCCAGCAGTCCAGAATGACAGGGGGGCTGGGAGAGTGGTAGAAACCCCAGACAGTAACACTGTGGTTAAGGCCGccaccacccccaccatcacACTCAGAGTCCCACTTCCAGCCCAAACAACAGCATCTGCATTAGGGGCAGAGCGGCCTGACAGTAAGGGCAAAAGGAAGCAGGACAAGAGCTGGCTTCTCGTAGCACTCCTGGTGCCCCTGTGTGTTTTCATTGTGGTGATGCTGGCTCTGGGCATTGTGTACTGCACTAGCTGTGCTGTAGAACaaaacaagagaatcactgactgTTACCGCTGGATCATCACCTCCAAATCAGAGGACAAGAACAAGGCGAAATCTCCTGCTTGA